The segment TTtggtgatgatgatgataatacaaaAGATTCTGCTTCTAATCTTTtattagaaaagaaaaaacaaaaagaagaagaattaaaaaaaaagaaacaaaaagaaaaagaaaaaaatcgATCAATTCTTATTATTGAAATAAAACCAAAATCAATAGATACAGATATTGCCAAAATTCCAAAACTTGTGAAACAAAAAATTGtagatgaaaatattaaatgggGAGAAGAAGTCAAAAAATTACCTGTCGCTTTTGGTCTCTATAAATTACATATGTcatgtattatttatgatGATTTTGTTAACACAAATGAACTTAtagaaaaaattgaaaatattgacttagataatgaagaagataaaaagaaaagaacatTAATACTTGGATtagatgaagatgatgaaaattATGATGAAAACGCTGAAGAAGTTGAAGATGATTTAGAATTTTTGGTACAATCTGCTGAAATTATTTCCTTTAACAAATTGtaaaaatgttaaatattaaatatgaaacaaaaaaaaaaaaaaaaaaaaaaatatatatatatatatatatatatatatatatatatttattaatattatggtTAGCTAATTGaacaatttaataaaacCTTCGTGTAACCATTTTTAAGACAAATCATAATAttgttcctttttttttttttttttttttttttaaaaatttttgcTATGGAGCCACAATTAATacagttttaaaaaaaaaaaaaaaagaaaaaaaaaaatacaaaacattaaaaaaattaaaaaagttatatgaataaattagtaaattaataaagaaatattaaaaaaaaaaaaaaataaaataattaataaaatgaataattacaatgttgatattaaaaaatatacatatatatatatatatatatatatatatatatatttatatatataatttcttttttgttatgttcatttatatgttaCTATATGGTCGTCATCCTTTATGTGGAGAATAATAGAATCATTTGGTTGAATTTTAATGTTGTATATTCCATCTATATAAACAATTGTATTATTTGTACATGTTTTTATATCAATATAcctacaattatatatatgatctgTTGAATCGTATACACTATTTTCAACAGGTTCTTTAACAATgcatttcatatatatactatttgGATTGAAACATAtagaattattaatatattctgAAAATAGATCTagattaatattttttatattttgttttattgtgtcattttgtatatttatatattcatcaataatatatttcatttttttcttatcaattttatttatattataagcCCAGGCAGTGGAACCGGTCCCACTAGTAATTAATAAAGCTGtactttttaatttcttaacaagtttattatctatatttatatatgtacatatattattttttatagcttcataaatatatacttcatttatacttttatatGTTCTTATTTCACCTTCATTCGATTTCTTAATAACAAcggttatatattttctatatactTTTTGATGTTTATTacattcaaaaaaattacgtagtgtattatttatatattcttttatgctaataattaaattatccttatttttaatgtacctattatttgataatataCCATGATCTTCCATATTCTTAATCTTACTATTATGtatactactactactactactactacgactactactattaatattaatattaatattatgttgGTCCATATCTTTATTTCTATCATACACATCAACCTCCTTATCATATCCATTCGTACAATTTTGCTCTTCATCTTCCAATCCATTATAACTCAAACTATTATTTCTTACAATATCTTCTAtggtatttatttttctgaATGAACATAATTCCTGCTGCGACgaaatttctttattatctatattttcaGAAGAACTTATATCATCACAAGGATCTGTATCCATACATCTATTTATATCCAAGACAGTCTTCATAtctattttgttctttttatctccatttttttttaaataatctataaaattatttacatctgtaaaaataaaatgcttcttcttacttttcttattatatagcTTTTCAAATTCTTCAAATGATTCATATGAACAATCCATGTCATTctcattattttctataaaatAGTCCAGACATAATTTGCCTTCTGAACCTCTAGGGTCACTATTTATTCCCACTAGTTCAATTCTTTTGTTTTCTCTTCGTGCATTTTTGTCGATGGAGTACTTGTTCGCTATAATGTGTGCAGATTCGAGATACGTACCATCACCCCctagataaataaaaaaataaataaataaataaataaatatatatatatatatatatatatatatatatatatatatatttatatatatgcataaaatTTTTCATGGTGTATTATTTTGATACGAACCCACGCTGAATATAGCGTCCGGAGCAAATACACTTGAACtacttataaatatattttcgatattttttttataagccTTCAATATTGAAACATGAgctttatattttgttcttaataaatggataatattatttagtaTAAGTGTATGGGTAAAATGAGATATATATACTCTCaagaaattttttaatatatattcatcacTATATCCTagcttttttaaattatcatatttggtatatttttctattaataatattcttttataatttttactaATAGAATGATTAcatattatgttattattaaaatgattAATGTTATGATTAGgaacattttcattattactattcttataagatatatcatccatattattattattatcattattatgatctatcttattttcatcatgtataatttcttttttaatttcattcGTACACTTTTTATCAGGACTCCAGGAAACGTttctattataattatttctatCTTTTATGGGTGGAATCATTATCATccaactttttttttttttgttatgaaataatttataGACATTAAAAaggtttatatgtttatttatataaaatggcatactatttacataattttttttttttcttttttctcaaatgttataaataaatataaacatataaacatataaacatataaacataaatataaatatatatatatatatattatataattacgTGTGTATACCAAAAAATGGTTccatatctttatatatctttatatatatatatatatatatatatatatatatatataaagaactATCATACAAATAGATATATTCAAGCGTGCCTTGTTTAGAAGATATATGGTTCCTTATAATATCTTTACATAATCTAATTatctcatatatatatatatatgtaatgattttattttatttgataatattataatgctataattttacaaattaatatgttctttaaaaattatatatatcattacaaatattaacaaattcatcttattaaaatatattttacaatgttattatatttcatatttatgtTCAATAATAtgttctttaaaaaaaaacgtGCATACTATATTTAGTAAGCAGTTCATGTCGGGTTAATAGAATAAgttcaaaaaattaaaataaaataaaataaaataaaataaaaaaatataa is part of the Plasmodium falciparum 3D7 genome assembly, chromosome: 9 genome and harbors:
- a CDS encoding elongation factor 1-beta, whose translation is MASNASLLNVKGEEDYHNLNSFFESHSYVDNYSVGFKDIKIYHQIKTVIKKDTYPHLFRWFHHISSLPEFILNQYDEEHNKKKGNSGTNTTTCTNKKSNKAAGGDDDDDNDIDLFGDDDDNTKDSASNLLLEKKKQKEEELKKKKQKEKEKNRSILIIEIKPKSIDTDIAKIPKLVKQKIVDENIKWGEEVKKLPVAFGLYKLHMSCIIYDDFVNTNELIEKIENIDLDNEEDKKKRTLILGLDEDDENYDENAEEVEDDLEFLVQSAEIISFNKL